In Solenopsis invicta isolate M01_SB chromosome 1, UNIL_Sinv_3.0, whole genome shotgun sequence, one genomic interval encodes:
- the LOC113003316 gene encoding uncharacterized protein LOC113003316, whose translation MEKEILEIIKSILLIMINIIYITLANFAGQEFINNDTQFYRTVCNTEWYNAPIKIQKLILFLIQKTTKCYKVDAGGMFSPCLEGLATCLSMTVSYFMVLHSV comes from the exons ATGGAGAAagaaattttggaaattattaaatctatattgttaataatgataaatattatatatataactttagcAAATTTTGCTGGACAAGagtttataaataatgatactCAGTTCTATCGTACGGT ATGCAATACAGAATGGTACAATGCcccaataaaaattcaaaagttgaTACTTTTTTTGATACAAAAGACTACAAAATGTTACAAAGTTGATGCCGGTGGTATGTTTAGTCCCTGTTTGGAAGGTTTGGCTACA TGTTTAAGTATGACGGTTTCGTACTTTATGGTTCTTCATTCTGTGTAA
- the LOC120359112 gene encoding uncharacterized protein LOC120359112 — MEFPEDRYYRINRILLSAIGLWPYDNFKSRRFRFIFSLLIMVSLICAQWIKLFTSEYSSDLLLKILSVNLILIFCPIKCITFYAVFENIKEFRERVRNNWDALKDNRENEIICKHGRYGKLFTIFIIMSASSFSIFYIFTQYLSILLNIIIPLNVSRPRKLMFPAEYFIDHEKYFYIISIYLTFSLIIAMSCIAATESFSLTNALHAFGLFKIASYRIKNVLSEIDPHVCLTKRYTISHNRIIAAVDFHRRAIEFSELLKASFGRVYLGLFVMDVCSASINLFNLSRIITLEKEILEIIKSVLLIMIHIIYLTLANFAGQEFINNDTQFYRTVCNTEWYNAPIKIQKLILFLIQKTTKCYKVDAGGMFSPCLEGLATSISMTVSYFMVLHSV; from the exons ATGGAGTTTCCCGAAGACCGATATTACCGAATAAATCGTATTCTTTTATCAGCAATTGGTCTGTGGCCATACGATAATTTTAAAAGCAGACGTTttcgttttatattttcactATTGATAATGGTATCATTAATCTGTGCTCAG TGGATAAAGTTGTTTACCTCAGAATACAGTTCCgatcttcttttaaaaatattatctgtcaatcttattttaatcttttgtcCTATAAAGTGTATTACATTTTATGCTGTTTTCGAAAAT ATTAAAGAATTTCGAGAACGTGTTCGAAATAACTGGGACGCTTTGAAAGATAATCGAGAAAACGagattatatgtaaacatgGAAGATACggaaaattgtttacaatatttataataa tGTCTGCATCTTCTTTCTCTATATTCTACATTTTTACTCAATATCTTTCAATCcttctaaatattataatacctTTAAATGTATCTCGTCCAAGGAAACTCATGTTTCCTGCGGAATATTTTATCGAtcatgagaaatatttttatatcatatctatatatttaactttttcacTGATTATTGCGATGTCTTGTATAGCAGCTACTGAATCGTTTTCATTAACAAATGCTTTACATGCTTTCGGATTGTTTAAAATTGCTAG TTAccgtataaaaaatgtattaagcGAAATTGATCCACATGTGTGTCTAACTAAAAGATATACCATATCTCATAACAGAATAATCGCTGCGGTGGATTTCCATAGAAGAGCCATCGA ATTTTCTGAATTACTGAAAGCAAGTTTTGGGCGAGTTTATTTAGGTTTATTTGTGATGGATGTGTGTTCAGCaagtatcaatttatttaac TTATCTAGAATAATAACATTGGAGAAagaaattttggaaattattaaatctgtattgttaataatgatacatattatatatttaactttagcAAATTTTGCTGGACAAGagtttataaataatgatactCAGTTCTATCGTACGGT ATGCAATACAGAATGGTACAATGCcccaataaaaattcaaaagttgaTACTTTTTTTGATACAAAAGACTACAAAATGTTACAAAGTTGATGCCGGTGGTATGTTTAGTCCCTGTTTGGAAGGTTTGGCCACA agtaTAAGTATGACGGTTTCGTACTTTATGGTTCTCCATTCTGTGTAA